The DNA region TGGCATTGGTAACAGCTTTTGTACAGCGATTGAAAACATTGATTACAGTGGGTTACCAGTCTTTTACCAAGGGCATTACACCCATGAATGCGGCAACCGGCTATCATTTGAAAAACGCGGTAACCGGCACCAGCGCTGCAAACTATGCCATAAACTATGCGCTGGTGAGGTTTAGTGTAGGCAGTTTATCTGCGGATGTAACTCCTTTGGTTACCCCAACTGCAGGCGCCAAACTTGATTTTAGCTGGACAGATGATACTGACCCGGAGGAAGACCCTACAGGCAGTACAGACCTGGTTACGGTGCTGGCTTACAGCATTGAGAAGGACAAGTTTGCCAGAAAGGTTGCTGCTGCTCCAAGATCGGCAGAGGCTTATGTATTGCAACTGCCGCTGGATTGGAGTGCAGACAACGT from Pedobacter africanus includes:
- a CDS encoding DUF6266 family protein, which produces MGKYKKGILGHFRGIVGTVIGSVWRGIHYMKSLPDVGADNPTPAQINVRAKLALVTAFVQRLKTLITVGYQSFTKGITPMNAATGYHLKNAVTGTSAANYAINYALVRFSVGSLSADVTPLVTPTAGAKLDFSWTDDTDPEEDPTGSTDLVTVLAYSIEKDKFARKVAAAPRSAEAYVLQLPLDWSADNVHTWISFVSANGKQVSNSVYTGEVLVL